Below is a genomic region from candidate division KSB1 bacterium.
GTTCCACCGACGGAAGTGCAGAAGAGGCTCGGAACGCTGGGGCCAAGGTCATCAGCCACCCGCGTAATCGAGGCGTAGGGGCGGCCATCCGCACTGGGCTTGACTATGCCCTGCAGCATGGATTTGACATTGTAGCCGTCATTTCTGGCGGGGGCAAGACCCCGGCCTCCCAGCTTGAGCTCCTGCTGCGTCCCTTGCTCAATGAGAATTACGATTTTGTACAAGGATCGCGCTACCGCAAAGGGGGACGGGGCCTCAACCTTCCCGTGCATCGCCGGATCGGAACCCGCGGTTACTCCTGGCTCTTCTCCCTCTTCGTACGCCGCCGGGTCACGGATGGCTCCAGTGGTTTCCGTGCCTTCCGGGTGAGGATTCTGCGCGATCCACGCCTCAATCTCCACCAGTCGTGGCTGGACCGCTATGAGTTAGAGCCCTATCTCTACTTCAAGGCTTTTCGCCTCGGCTACAAGGTGAAAGAAGTGCCGGTGACCATCCTCTATCCAGAAGACAACTGCGGTCCGGTGAGCAAGATGCACGCGGTGCGGGACTGGTGGAGCATCACCAGGCCTCTTGTCCTGTTGGGGCTTGGCATACGCAAGTAGATGGCATGAACCTGGCACGATTGTTGAACCCACTGGCATCGGCGCAGCGACGAGGCACGGGTTAGCATGGAAGGCACGGGAGACAACTTCCTGAAAGCCCCGCAAGTGGTCCCTTGGCTGCTCATAGTCAGCGGAGTGCTTCTCCTCGGGATTTCGGTGGTTCCCTTCGAGGCAGGCAAGGCGATCGTCGATCGATGGGGCGGACACGGGCGAGCTGACTTTTACACAGATGGACTTCACGATTCTTTGATGTGGGGCGCCCGGCTCTTGGGAGCCGTCGTGGGGCTAGTTGGTTTGGTGTTCAGGCGGCAAGTTGCCTCTGCTGCGTATGCTTTGCTACGGGACGGCAAGGAGCTGGCGCAGACCCTAGGAATGGGTGTGCAGCAGGCCAGGGGAGAATGGCGTTTCTTCTGGGTTTTGCTGGCGGCGCTCATCATTGGGGCAGGCGTGCGGCTGTCCTTTCTTTTCGAGCCCGTGAGCTACGACGAGGGGAGTACCTTTGTGCTGCACCTGAACCAACCACTGCGCTTCGCCTTGGCCCGATACCGTGACCCAGGGAACCACCAGCTCATGACCGTGTTGATGCGCCTGTCGTTGGATGTTTTCGGCAATCACCCTTGGGCCATCCGGCTGCCAGCCCTGGTGGTGGGGCTCTGCCTGATTCCGGTGTACTATCTGGCGGTGCGACGGCTGGAGGGTGCCGGCGTCGCGGCGATGGCTTCCGCTGTGACGGCCAGCTCAGGATGTCTTGTCTACTACTCCACGCACGGGCGCGGGTACATTCTGGGAAGTGCGCTCTTTGTGGGGCAGCTGTGGCTGGCTTACCACGCGAAGGAGCGCGCCAATTGCGCAGCGTGGCTGCTTTTCGCCGTGGTCGGTGCGCTTAGCCTGTATACGGTGCCGACTATGCTCTACGGTGTGGGGGTAATCGGCGTCTACCTCGTGCTCTGCATAGCTACGGGTCGCATTGCAGGAGCGCGCGGCCAGGCGGTGAGGAGCCTTGTGTGGAGCACCTGCGCCATGGCCTTATTCACGCTCTTGCTCTACGCCCCGGCCCTCATAGTCAGCGGCCTGCGCGAAATGACTTCCAACCCGGTCTACAGGCGTCTACCACTTGGAGCCTTCGCGCAGCAGTTCGTGCGGACTCTGCCTGGCATCTGGGGGCTATGGCACCGGGACGTGCCGTTAGTTCTGCAAGTGGTGTTGCTGGCGGGTTTTTTCGTGGCCCTGATGGACCCGCGCAAGTCGGGCCACGAGCGCAGGCTTCTTGTGCTGGCCGTGCCTGTTTTTCTTATGCCAATGTTGTCTGTGCACCGCGTGGTTCCTTTCCCCCGGACCTGGGTGTTCATGTGGCCGCTCTATGTGATGGTCAGCGCCAGCGGCCTGTACTTCGTGCTCCAGCGGAGTGCCCGGCGGCACGCCCCGGCGATAGGAGCCGTGCTGGCGTCGCTATTGCTCGCGGTCAACTCCTTCACCGTGCTGCGGGCACGAACGCACCACGCCAACGAGTATGCCCATTTCCACGACGGCCCTGAGGTCGCATCGTATCTGGCTCAACACCTATCCCCCGG
It encodes:
- a CDS encoding glycosyltransferase family 2 protein produces the protein MKGKGRVLVVAPVWNEAGRVGPAIREVPRAWADEILVVDDGSTDGSAEEARNAGAKVISHPRNRGVGAAIRTGLDYALQHGFDIVAVISGGGKTPASQLELLLRPLLNENYDFVQGSRYRKGGRGLNLPVHRRIGTRGYSWLFSLFVRRRVTDGSSGFRAFRVRILRDPRLNLHQSWLDRYELEPYLYFKAFRLGYKVKEVPVTILYPEDNCGPVSKMHAVRDWWSITRPLVLLGLGIRK
- a CDS encoding glycosyltransferase family 39 protein; this translates as MEGTGDNFLKAPQVVPWLLIVSGVLLLGISVVPFEAGKAIVDRWGGHGRADFYTDGLHDSLMWGARLLGAVVGLVGLVFRRQVASAAYALLRDGKELAQTLGMGVQQARGEWRFFWVLLAALIIGAGVRLSFLFEPVSYDEGSTFVLHLNQPLRFALARYRDPGNHQLMTVLMRLSLDVFGNHPWAIRLPALVVGLCLIPVYYLAVRRLEGAGVAAMASAVTASSGCLVYYSTHGRGYILGSALFVGQLWLAYHAKERANCAAWLLFAVVGALSLYTVPTMLYGVGVIGVYLVLCIATGRIAGARGQAVRSLVWSTCAMALFTLLLYAPALIVSGLREMTSNPVYRRLPLGAFAQQFVRTLPGIWGLWHRDVPLVLQVVLLAGFFVALMDPRKSGHERRLLVLAVPVFLMPMLSVHRVVPFPRTWVFMWPLYVMVSASGLYFVLQRSARRHAPAIGAVLASLLLAVNSFTVLRARTHHANEYAHFHDGPEVASYLAQHLSPGDKLVVPPPASMPVRYYFARMSFDDGPMFLPVDKARRLVVVVNHATSGPRESLDDVLRQKQIQKDRLSEPRLIRRFAYSSLYEMYPLREQ